The nucleotide sequence GCGCTTCCGCAGTGCTTGCCTGACGGGATCGAAGTCTTGTGGGACGGCGGTACCGATCCATCGCAACGCGTGTTTGGCGACCCCGATGTTTTGGCCGCGCTGATGATCCACCTGATCACCCGATCGGCCTTGGTTTCTCGCGGCAGGCCCCCCGTACTGGTGCGATTGAACCACAGTGACGACGGCGATTATCAACAATGGTCAGTCATTGATCGCGGCCCGGGATTGTCCGCCGACCAGCTACAGCAGTTTGTGGAATCCGACGCGCGCGATGGTGATAGTTTTTCACAAGGATTGATGCTGTGTCGCCAATTGGCGGGCATGCACTTTTCCCCGCTAACAATTATCTCCGATGCAAGCACTGGTACCGAAACGGGGCTAAGCATCCCCGCGTCCGGTCCACGTTCGGTGGCCAAAGCATGGTGCCAGTGGCGACTGCAGTATCGCCCGCCCTCGGTGGCACCAAGACGCACTCATGCAATCCGTCCACAAAAGACGTCCGCCAATTCCGTGCGACACATCACGCGTCTGGATCGACCGCGTGCGGCCCAGTCTGCATCGCGTGGGGCAAACCGTGTCCAGCTGAATTGGAATGACATTCGTCCTCGTTCTCCGCATCAAATCGTTGCGGGCACCGTGACGCTGGGTGCCGCGTGTTCGAAACAATTGGCAACACGCTTGGACGATCTGTTTCATGAACGACTGTCGGCATTCGACTTCGTTTATCGCATCGGTGACCGACAATGGGTGTGGGTGTTCGATGCGTCGATCGACCAGATGGAAGAACGGTGGGAACGTTTGAATGAATCCGTGCGTCACCAAGTCCCCGAAGCGCGACTGGATTGGAGCGATCCTCAGATCATTCCCGTCGATCAGCGTCGCATGACGTCACGGATCAGCGACCTGTTGGTGCGTCAAACCCTTTCGTCACAAACCGACTTGCGGCACTTTGATCACAATCAAGTCCGACTGGGCACCAAGCCGCTGGAACCTTCACCGGTGGCGATGGCTCGTCTGGATGAAGAAATGCTGCGGATGGGAGCAAGACTTCGCAAGCAGACGCAAAGCCTGCAATCCCATGCCAGTCGCATGCGTCCGAAAGAACGCTAGACTTGACTTCGGAACGACTTGCCCACGCTCGTCTTACGCCAGCCGGCTGATCGGCATTCGGCCACACAGAATTCATCAATCACTTTGACGAATTCCAGCGACGATCGCTTTCCGCGTCCGCAGAATCGGACGCCGATGGACCGGGTGTATCAACCGCGTACGCTTCCACCTCAAACGGGTTTTCGCGATACCCGTCGCGTCCGCGTAGTTGCAACCACAAAGACCAGCCCAGATAGGCCGGGATGAACACCGGCCCCCATCGTTCGTATTGCCGAACGTGAACGCGTTCGTGGGCGCGCGTTACCGTCAAAGCAGCCAGGTCGGTACCGAAAACAACATGGCCGACCGTCATCGCCCGTGGTTGAATGGGCAAACGATTCAGCGTTTGGCGCACCCATGGCCCATCGATTTCGATGACGCCCTGGACCCAGCGGAATCGTCCGCAGAGCAACAAGCCGATCGCGACGGCGGCCAACGTATTGGGAGACGCCCAAAGATAGCCGATGGCACGTCGCATCATTTCCCAGTGACCATGTCCTGATGTCAGATCAACCGTTTCGGCCCGTTGGCCGGAACGAACCCATCGCCGCATCAGTCTAAACGTCCGCTGGTAGTCGCGCACATCCGCCGGTCAAAACCCGACGGATCATTCGACAGGATCGTTATGTAAACGGCCGTTGCGTATCGATGGACTAGGCCAGGTCGTCCGCTTCGCCCAATTCGTCCATTTCAGCATCGGCGGCATCGGCCGCGTCTTCATCGACATCGGTGTCCAGGCCCAACTGAGCGATTTGTTCGTCGTCCAGCTTGACGTATCCCAGCGAACGCACCACTTCCAAGACTTCGCTGCACGTGGGGAACATCCGCCCGCTGCTTTGCTTATAGTCGTCCATCGCACGCATGAACTCGATCTCTTGATCGTTGTAGTCACGCTCGCAAGTCGTGGGATCGATATGGCGACGACGTTGCTTCTTGCGACGGGTCTTGCTGCCAGCTTCGGCTTCGACCGTGGCGGCTTTGTCGGCACGCCGATCTTTGCGACGGCGGTCCAGAGTCAAGATTTCGCCGGCAAACTGGTCGTTGTTGGTGGTCGAAGCGGTCATCAGCATTCCCCTCGTGCGTGCTTTGCCGACGTCGATGATGCGTCGGCGATTCGAAGTGATTTCGGATCGGAACAGCTGGGGAATCTTTGACGTCAGCGGTGAAGTGTTTCACGCCGACAATCCCCGGCCGTTAGAACAGTAGCACGCAGATTGCGCAAACCTTTCCGGAACAGGGCACCTTTCGGGCTGGAGAAACTTTAACGGGCATGGGCCGCGACAGTTATGACGGTTGCAACGACAGATCGCCGTTTCGACGACCAGAGCACCGGCAAACCGGTCGTTTTTTGCAAAGAATTCAGGCCACCGGGGCCGAGTCGATCGCCGTTCGCAGTTCGCCGACAAACTGGCTGACCCGTTTCACGGCGTCGTCGCGATCCGCCGCCGCCGCGATACGCCGGACCACGGCCGAACCAACGATCAGACCGTCGGCGACGGGAGCCAGTTGCGCCGCCGTTTCCGGACCGCTGATCCCGAAACCGATGCAGATCGGCAGATCAGTGCGCTGCTTCAACCAACGCACGTTCTCCCCCAGCGTTTCGGGCAATGCGGCACGTTCACCGGTGATCCCCGTCACCGACACGAAGTACAGAAACCCGGTGGACGATTCGGCGATGCGGATCTGGCGGTCGCGTGAGGTCGTGGGTGTGACCAGCAACACAAGAGAAAAGCCAAGTTCCGAGCAGACTTTTGACAGAGGCCCGGCTTCTTCGACCAACAAATCGGGAACGATCGCTCCCGCGTAGCCCGCGTCGATCGCACGCTGCACGTATTGCCGAAGCCCCATGCGATAGATGATCGAATAGCTGGCCATGGTGACCAAGGGCAGCTGGGCATCCGCACCACGGACCTGGGACGGCAAATCGAACAGGCCATCCAAACGGAAACCGTGATCCAGGGCCCGTTGATAGGATTCTTGAATCACCGGCCCGTCAGCAATCGGGTCGCTGTACGGAACGCCGATTTCGCATAAATCAGCGCCAGCCGCTTTGACCCCGTTCAAGATGGCCGCGGTGGTTTCAAAATCCGGATCGCCGGCGGTAATGAAGGGCATCAATGCTTTACGGCCATCATCACGCAACCGCTGAAACAGTTCGTCAACTTTCGACATCGATCAGGCGCGTCCCAAGTTCTTATTCATGTTTTTCTTGTACTGTTCGACACCCGGTTGGCCGTAGGGATTGATCCCAAGCAAACGGCCTTCGATCACCGTGGCGATCATTAGCATTTGGAACAGCTGGCCCAGAACATGGGTGTCGATCTTCGGCAAGATGATGTCGGTGGTGGGTCGCCCATCGGCGTGCAACGCGTCGTTGGTCCCCTTGATGGCCGCCGACATGATTTCGGGCAACGTTTTTTCGGCGATGTCATTCATGCCGTCCTGGTTGCGCTCGCTATGCCCCACGGCCAACGCATCGGTGCGAACCGATTGAACGATCACATTGTTGAAGACTTTGTCGTTGGCCCCTTGTTGATGCTGTTGGTGCCGGCTGTGCAGATCACGTGTATTGACCGTGGTCAGCGGCGTGACACCCTTGCCATCCTTGCCGTTGGATTCGGCCAACAACTGGTCGTACCACAACCCGAGCGATTCCAGTGCCTTGGTCCAAACACTCATCACCCGGATCGATTTCCCGCGATGTTGTGCCAGCAAATGATTGACGGCGACGTACTGCAGCACGACGTTGTCGGCGTAGTCGGCGGTCTTGAAATGCTCGTTCATCGCCACGGCGCCTTCGAGCAATTTCATACAGTCCAGCCCCAGGAATGCCGCGGGCACCAGACCGACTGGTGACAGGACGCTGAAACGTCCGCCCACACCATCGGGAACACTGAAGACTTCTTCGCAACCGATCTCCTGAGCCAAGTTGAACAACTTGCCGCCTTCGCCGGTGACCGGAACCACCAGCTTGCCCAACCAGTCCTTGGCCTGTTCGCCCAATTCCGATTCCAGCGCGGGCAAAAACAAACGGAATGCCGCCGCCGTTTCCATCGTCCCGCCCGACTTGCTGATCACGACCAGCGCCGATCGTTTTTCGGCCACCGAATCGCCGTAGCCGCCGGACCGCAAACGGCGCAGCAGTGAATCAGCGGCATCGTTGTCGACGTTGTTGCCCTCGAAATACATCCGCGGCTTACTGCCACGGGCGGCTCGCGTCAGTTCATTGTGGTAGGGATCACAGCAGGCTTCCATCATCGCGCGGGCGCCCATGTAGGAACCGCCGATCCCCAGCACGGTCACCGCATCGATCGAATCATGCAGTCCGTTGGCGACCTTGAAGATCCGGCCCAGTTCGCTGGCTTCGCGGTCCTTCTGATAGGCTTCCAGTTGTTCTTCGGGCAGCCAGAAGAACCGAGCGTCCAGGGGCTGCTTTTCGGCGGGAACATCGCCGCTGTCGTATTGCTTGCGGTCGGTTTCCACCATCTCCGTCCGCAGTGCCGCCAATTCGTCACCCAGCGAATCGATTTGGGCTTGGGTGACGCCGTAGTCGTCGTTGATGGAACCGGACGGATCGAACTGCAACAGAGACATCTTGGAATCGCTCGTTGTGGACCAGGAAAATTCGGGCAGACGGTCCGCAGAGCTTAGCGAATCGAACCGCCGCGCCGAAGCCTACGTCCGACGCGACACTGGTGGCCCCGCACCCGAGGCGGCCCGTTTCGTCGCCGCCGTAGGCCCGCGGACCGATTGGTCACCACGAGGACTCGTGGGACAATTCGGTGATGCGCGTTAGACTCCCCCGCGAAAATCAGTTTCCATTCCATTCTGTCCTTCGCGAAAGAGACACGCCGCCGTGACTGACCTGCGTCGCAAACCTGTCGTTTTGATCGTTCGTGATGGTTGGGGGCAAAACCCCGACCCCCAGTGGGACAAGGCCAACGCCATCGTGCAGGCCGATACCCCGGTGGCCGACGAACTGATGCAGAAATACCCGAACGTCCTGATCCACACATCCGGCGAAGACGTCGGTCTGCCCGACGGCGTGATGGGCAATAGCGAAGTCGGACACCAAAACATCGGCGCCGGACGCATCGTTGATCAAGAAGTGATGAGAATCACGCGGGCGATTCGTGAAGGCAGCTTTTTCGAAAACAAAGTCGTCAACGCCGCTGTCGATCATGTCAAAGAAACCGGCGGCACCCTGCACCTGTTGGGGCTGATGTCCGACGGACGGGTCCACAGCGATATCACCCACGCCGATGCGTTCATCCGAGTCGCCAAGGATGCGGGCTTGGGACACGACCGGCTGGCGATCCACGCGATCACCGATGGCCGTGACACTTCGCCCACCGGCGGTGCCGCGTTCGTCGAAAGTGTCCAACAGAAGTGCCAGGAACTGGGCGCCGGCCACATCGCCAGCGTCATCGGACGTTTCTATGCCATGGACCGTGATTTCCGTTGGGACCGAGTCCAACAAGCCTATGACATGCTGACCAAGGGTGCCGAAAAGACTGCACAATCCGCCGTCGACGCCATCCGTGATTACTACGACAACCCGACCGAACCCAGCCGCAGTGGCGATGAATTCATCACGGCCACGACCATCCCGTACAACGGCAAGCCGTCGTTGATCGGTCCCGGCGATGCGGTCGTCTTCATGAATTATCGCGGTGACCGCCCCCGCGAATTGACCAAAGCGTTTGTCTTGGACGACGACGCGTGGTCGCAAATCCAAGGCGGTGGTTTTGACCGTGGTGAGAAGATCGACAATCTGTATTTTGCCACCATGGCGGGCTACGAAACCGGGTTGCCGGTCAACGTGATTTTCGAAAAGCCTCCCAAGATGCCGAATATCTTGGGTGAATACGTTTGCAAGCTGGGACTGAAACAATTCCGCTGTGCCGAAACGGAAAAGTACCCCCACGTCACGTTCTTCTTCAACGATTACCGCGACGATCCTTTCGACGGCCAAAACAATGAAATGGCCCAGTCGCCACGCGACGTGTCGACTTATGATCAAAAGCCAGAAATGTCGGCACCCGAGGTCACCCAGATCGTCCTGAAAGAGATCGAATCAGGACGCAGCGACATGATCATCGTTAACTATGCCAACGGCGACATGGTCGGCCACACGGGCAACTTGGATGCGGCTGTCAAAGCGGTCGAAACCGTCGATGATGGCGTCGGCCAATTGGTCAAGGCAACCCTGGCCAAGGGCGGGTCCCTGGTCGTCACGGCAGATCACGGCAACTGCGAACAGATGACCAACCCGGAAACCGGCGGCCCACACACCGCCCACACCACCTTTGACGTGCCGTTGATCGTTGTCGACCCCGATTCGGTCGGCAAATCGCTGCGTGAAGGTGGCCGCCTGGCCGACATCGCGCCGACAGTGCTGGCTTTGATGGGCTTGGAAAAGCCCGCGGAGATGACCGGCGAATCGTTGGTTGACGTCAGCTGAAAGCGACATTCCCCAACATCAAAACGCGATCCACCGCCGGTCGGGCTCAGGCTTTGACCGGCGTTTTTTCATGCGCACCGCGCCCCATCAGACGCCGCCAAAGATCGGGCGGGACGAAGATCATGTTGGCCACAATCATCATCACGCCGAACGTGATCATCCCCAAGAACAACGCGATCCCGCCGTGCACAGCAACGGCCATCGCCAACACGATCGGGCGAGTTAAACGAGGCCAAACGAGCGCACAATAGAAGACTTCCCAAAACAGCGTGGTGTGCGTCAGCAGGGAAAACAGCCGCGGATAGCGTCCCATCCAAGTCATGTCCCACGACTGGTATTCATAGTTGGCCACCGCAAACCAAACCGCCGTTCCATCCCACCACATTTCTCCACGGGCCTTCGCCAGTCCGCCAAATAGATAGATGACACAGACGTGAATCTGAAACAAACGCGTCGCCACATTGGTCGACACATACGAACGATTCGCCGGCAGCCAGCGGTCACGCATCTTTGCCGACCATTTGCCCTGACGTCGCAACCACGCGTCCACCGACCAAACGG is from Crateriforma conspicua and encodes:
- the trpA gene encoding tryptophan synthase subunit alpha; amino-acid sequence: MSKVDELFQRLRDDGRKALMPFITAGDPDFETTAAILNGVKAAGADLCEIGVPYSDPIADGPVIQESYQRALDHGFRLDGLFDLPSQVRGADAQLPLVTMASYSIIYRMGLRQYVQRAIDAGYAGAIVPDLLVEEAGPLSKVCSELGFSLVLLVTPTTSRDRQIRIAESSTGFLYFVSVTGITGERAALPETLGENVRWLKQRTDLPICIGFGISGPETAAQLAPVADGLIVGSAVVRRIAAAADRDDAVKRVSQFVGELRTAIDSAPVA
- a CDS encoding HTTM domain-containing protein → MIGAAMGEIRSWLHDVAAAWDRFWFCGRTGETLAVIRIATGVMLLYSHLVLAKDLMSFVGPDAWIDNVTAKQLHDGAFGVSDWARSYLWHIDNASLLWAHQALAITASALMAVGFLSRLTVPLAWFLNLMYVHRLTGALFGLDQIMTYSAMYLSLAPCGAVWSVDAWLRRQGKWSAKMRDRWLPANRSYVSTNVATRLFQIHVCVIYLFGGLAKARGEMWWDGTAVWFAVANYEYQSWDMTWMGRYPRLFSLLTHTTLFWEVFYCALVWPRLTRPIVLAMAVAVHGGIALFLGMITFGVMMIVANMIFVPPDLWRRLMGRGAHEKTPVKA
- a CDS encoding glucose-6-phosphate isomerase, which translates into the protein MSLLQFDPSGSINDDYGVTQAQIDSLGDELAALRTEMVETDRKQYDSGDVPAEKQPLDARFFWLPEEQLEAYQKDREASELGRIFKVANGLHDSIDAVTVLGIGGSYMGARAMMEACCDPYHNELTRAARGSKPRMYFEGNNVDNDAADSLLRRLRSGGYGDSVAEKRSALVVISKSGGTMETAAAFRLFLPALESELGEQAKDWLGKLVVPVTGEGGKLFNLAQEIGCEEVFSVPDGVGGRFSVLSPVGLVPAAFLGLDCMKLLEGAVAMNEHFKTADYADNVVLQYVAVNHLLAQHRGKSIRVMSVWTKALESLGLWYDQLLAESNGKDGKGVTPLTTVNTRDLHSRHQQHQQGANDKVFNNVIVQSVRTDALAVGHSERNQDGMNDIAEKTLPEIMSAAIKGTNDALHADGRPTTDIILPKIDTHVLGQLFQMLMIATVIEGRLLGINPYGQPGVEQYKKNMNKNLGRA
- the gpmI gene encoding 2,3-bisphosphoglycerate-independent phosphoglycerate mutase, which translates into the protein MTDLRRKPVVLIVRDGWGQNPDPQWDKANAIVQADTPVADELMQKYPNVLIHTSGEDVGLPDGVMGNSEVGHQNIGAGRIVDQEVMRITRAIREGSFFENKVVNAAVDHVKETGGTLHLLGLMSDGRVHSDITHADAFIRVAKDAGLGHDRLAIHAITDGRDTSPTGGAAFVESVQQKCQELGAGHIASVIGRFYAMDRDFRWDRVQQAYDMLTKGAEKTAQSAVDAIRDYYDNPTEPSRSGDEFITATTIPYNGKPSLIGPGDAVVFMNYRGDRPRELTKAFVLDDDAWSQIQGGGFDRGEKIDNLYFATMAGYETGLPVNVIFEKPPKMPNILGEYVCKLGLKQFRCAETEKYPHVTFFFNDYRDDPFDGQNNEMAQSPRDVSTYDQKPEMSAPEVTQIVLKEIESGRSDMIIVNYANGDMVGHTGNLDAAVKAVETVDDGVGQLVKATLAKGGSLVVTADHGNCEQMTNPETGGPHTAHTTFDVPLIVVDPDSVGKSLREGGRLADIAPTVLALMGLEKPAEMTGESLVDVS
- a CDS encoding histidine kinase; the protein is MSSRHDAVLQQTLGDVQRPLRGVRETVRQVRAGELGTLSLRQAECLDEVLRQCDGLEQLIRQAYPDDGDNLDIPAVRRRWVATSDVRRSVESALPQCLPDGIEVLWDGGTDPSQRVFGDPDVLAALMIHLITRSALVSRGRPPVLVRLNHSDDGDYQQWSVIDRGPGLSADQLQQFVESDARDGDSFSQGLMLCRQLAGMHFSPLTIISDASTGTETGLSIPASGPRSVAKAWCQWRLQYRPPSVAPRRTHAIRPQKTSANSVRHITRLDRPRAAQSASRGANRVQLNWNDIRPRSPHQIVAGTVTLGAACSKQLATRLDDLFHERLSAFDFVYRIGDRQWVWVFDASIDQMEERWERLNESVRHQVPEARLDWSDPQIIPVDQRRMTSRISDLLVRQTLSSQTDLRHFDHNQVRLGTKPLEPSPVAMARLDEEMLRMGARLRKQTQSLQSHASRMRPKER